ccctgtggaatgcgttcgacaccttgtagagtcccatcCCCCTGAAGAATtgtggctgttctgagggcaaaatggggtgcaactcaatattaggaaggtgttcttaatgttttgtacactcagtgtatattcatgATATGGAGTAGTTGGGCTTTATTGATCCCTAGGCAGAGTTGTACATGTTGGTATAAAAACCCTTCGTCAAGGTGTTTGCCTGGCTTCCCCATCACCTCTAGATGTGCCCAGGGTATCAAGGGAAGCATTAGATTTCACACCTAGGTCTAAAGCCTTACTGGACAAACTGTAGCTGATAGTAGAGAAACGGTATCTCCGTGACTGACCCATCCGATGTGAGGAGGTGCTGCAGAAAGCCTCCCcccccatcttcctccctccccatctctcccttggAATCAATTCAAAACGAGCCAAATACATTGCAGCCAACTAAGGCCCACTGTTCCAGTTTGTCTGAGAATCTCCTTTCCTCCGCTCTTGTCCCTAAAGTGGAACGGTGTGTGTGTTCGGGCCGATGCAGGGGTACAATAGGTCCCTTGTTAGAGAACAATAGGACAGGGTTGCAGAATTGGGCCGGTGACTGTATTGGCCATCTTTCTGTGGTACTGTCGACGCAACGACACACACTCACAATctttttctacacacacacaatgcagagCTTTGTGTTGTCCGGCTCCTAGTCCATGAAGTCACAACACCCTTTCTGATATGtatagagtttgtgtgtgtgtgaaatgtcatTAACTTGCCATATCCTAAACCACTAACCCTTAATGTGGATGGTCATAAACCATATAAACACAACGTCAAATAACATCCCCTTTCAACCACTAACAGTGACTCTGTCAGTGATTGGCCCAAtcaatgtgtgtatgtgacacatTTCTGTGTTCTTCTCTGTTGTAGTACCAAGTCGGTCAGCTGTTCACTGTAGCAGAGGCCAGTAAGAATGagactgggggaggagagggcatcGAGGTGCTGATAAATGAACCCTACGAGGACGAGGGAGAGAAGGGACAGTACACGCACAAAGTCTACCATCTAAAGAGGTACACACACCAAATCTGCCACACAAGAGCTACACGCATACAGTATTGGGGTGGTGGAGGAGTGTACATGCATATTTTCCAAAGATttcgtttacacaggcagcccaattctgatcttttgcccagtTACTGATAAAAGAGCTGAtctcaaaagaccaattagtggaaatgTATTTGAATTGGACTacatgtgtaaacgcagccatatgATTGACTCCTGTCTCTCTTGGCAGTAAAGTCCCAGCCTGGTTGAGGTATATTGCACCAGAGGGAGCATTAGTCTTCCATGAAAAAGCCTGGAACGCCTACCCATTCTGTCGCACCGGTGAGTCCCACAACTCTTGTTTAAACACTCAATTGAGACCAATTCTGATTGGGACTGGCCAACATTGTCACATTTTAATAGTTTTTATTGAAAGTTAACCAATGTTTCCTTCTTTCTTCTATTGCTTGTGTTATTCATCTGCTGCAGTTATAACGGTGAGTAGTgaactgaccacacacacaccccatcatcCCCAGACTCTTGCCATTGTCTGTGTGGGGTAGTGTTGTTGAGACACTCATTCCCGTTAGTGTGACTTCCGTAGCGTGGTGGTGTGTAGCTAGCTGCGCTGCTAATGCTAGCACGCCAAGGTTTAGTTGGGCAGAGTGCAGAAGTTCACTAACCAGACGTGTCGTTTCAGTCCGATCAGTTAATTAGCTTAGCTGTTGGGTTTAAATAGGCCTCCGGCCTCCATTCAAGGCTTTCTCAGCATTAGAGATTCCTATTGGTTCTCTATTTAAGGCATTCTGTAGCTTTCCATTGGCTAACGTTTTAAGGCTACTGTACAGAGGAGGTGTAGTAACTAATCAAACATTTGGAATGGTACACCCAATATGGCTGCCGCCCCGACCCACAGCATCTAGAATTCAGTTAGGAGACTTGATTAAATGGGCCGATTTAGATTTTTCTATCCTTTCTTTGCTCACTTCACTCCTTCCAGAACGAGTATATGAAAGATGACTTCCTGATAAAGATTGAGACGTGGCACAAACCTGACATGGGAACGCTGGAAAACGTGCATGACTTGGATGGTCCTACGTGGAAGACAGTGGAGGTAGTCCCCATCGATATCGCAGACAAAGATGTGGTGGCCCATGGggtgagtggacacacacacctgctaaacacgtgtatgtgaccaatatttCTGAATACTTCGAAACAATATTTGAATAAATGGATTCGTCCTATATTGCTCGTCAGACCTGACATGACTGTTGGTTCAAGCCGTGAGGTTTTAACCGCTCATCAGCCGTTTGAGATCAGTGACATGAAGATGGCTCTCTTCCCAGGTGGTAAAATAATCTGTCCCAGTACAGCGCCCCTGTCCCAGGCACTGACGGTTATGTCAATGTATTTGTCTCCCCCATGTGGATGAGTTGTGTCACTGCATGTTGACTGGCTGTGTGCCAATCTAATCTTGAACACCCAGAACTAAAATATTGCTTCATGCTCGTTTAAGATCTGGGGGAGACGTGTTAGAAAATACACTAACAACGCTACCGAATTCTCACCCCTCTAAACGGGGTCTTTCTGGCAAGTCTAAGGCAAGTTTCATGCTCCCGAGtaacgcagcggtctaaggcactgcatctcagtgcaagagacgtcactacagtccctggttcgagtccaggctgtattcacatccggccgtgattgggtgtaCCATaatgcagcgcacaattggcccagcgtcgtccagagTAGGCCGTttttgtaaatacgaatttgttcttaactggaaATCAGCGGTCCGGAATGAAATTCCTTTTTAGTCATGCATCCCACAGTCTGTCGACAGATGTTACTACCATTTTTTTATGTAACGTGCATCTGTCCACGGGATTACTACCAGGCTAGTGTCATCTCTAGTATCTGCTGTTAGCCTGGCAGTCTCTTCCTGCCTGCCAGAAAATGTGCATGTGCAAGACGCTGTGTAGAAACTCTGATTGACACGTCACCTTACTGACACACTGCTGACGTGACTTGTTGTCGCTATAAGTCTGCGTAATCAGCCTTCCTCCCACCCAAAAGCCACAGTGCAGGATCCCCAAGCACTGTAGTTGAGAGGCGGTATTGGAGTGAGCTTCTCTGTCTGTGGTGGGCCTACCATGTCTGTCTTGTCAGTCTCTCCTGTACAGTACTGACTGAACactcaggacagagagagaccatgtgCTACAGTAGTGGCTCCTGTACTCCTAATGACATAAGTGGATCAGTGGCAGGGCCACTGCTTAATCTGAGGGTCCATCtggtgcaggcacacacacacacacatacaggtctgaccaatttttttattttaattaaaaatattttaaaaatcttaCATTTTTAAAGTGGGGACTAGGGGAGAGCCTGTGGTCGTTTGTGGCATTCCTTCATCATAAGGGAATTGCGTTGATCTCCCAGTTCCTCAGATCGTCGTACCATCCACACATCTCCTTTTACACAGTTGTATGTGAACTGCGAGAAGCCTGGTAGAGGCTTCATTCTAGATAATATTATCTTCATGTACATTAGTACTCCCTTTTCAATAGTTTCTCTGTGTGCGTGTTCACTCCTGCAGGATTATAATGGGCTGTAAATGTTTTCAGTATGCATGTTCTGTAATGTACGTTCTCTTCTACAGGACTATAAACCAGAGGAGGACCCTGCTCTCTTCAAATCGACAAAGACAGGCAGAGGACCACTCTCACCTGAATGGAAGGTACAGGACTAGACTCCCTCCTGCCTTGTCTGTGTTAATTGGTCATGTTGACGTTTGACCTCGTTTAGAAGAGGGTTAAATCAACGTGCCACGCTTCTCTTGTTTGCGTTGCTGGACGCTACTGGCCAAAATCAACATTGTAGAAAATGTCATTTGAAATGTTTCCCTCGTCACCCTTCCTGTGTTTCTCCTCTGACAGAACGATCTGATGAACAAGACAGACTGTCCTAAGATGTGTGCCTACAAACTGGTCACTGTCAAGTTCAAGTGGTGGGGCCTGCAGACCAAAGTAGAGAACTTCATCCAGAAGGTACAATGcttttatcgctctctctctctctctcttagcctTTTCACATTACTTTTAGGGCTTCTAATGAGAAAAGACTGATACCTAATATTGTCATCACTCATCTctcctacctccacctctctccttcttttagCAAGAGAAGCGTATTTTCACTAACTTCCATCGCCAGTTGTTCTGTTGGATTGACAACTGGGTGGAGCTGACCATGGCAGACATCCGACGAATGGAAGAGGAGACCAAGAAAGAGCTGGAAGAGGTAATACACAAACGCACAGTTGATGTCTGCCATTGTTTCCTAGGTGTTAGACTTGTCTTAGAGTTTGAGAAAGTGCTCATATTTTTTTGTGGTGGGGAGACTTATTTTGATGTTTATGATGATGAAGAGGTAACTAACACCTGATTCCAGAGGCATGAAGGGATCAGGAACTACAATAAACAACATCACCTCTCTAGGACTGACTGTGACCCTCACTAGGCCTTAACCTTTGACCCTCCTATGGAGGTCTGATTGGTCCAGCTGACAGTTCTGCTCTGCTGCCTTTAGATGCGTGAGAAGGGCACCGTGCGAGGAACCTCGGCAACCTCGGAAGAGTAGCTCCCGCCCCTGTAGGTCAGAGGCTGAGTAAGTTCCCCAGCAGGACACAGGAAATTACATCATCGTGGCGTTGTGGACTCATCCCATTGTATCTTTCTTTTACTCCCACTCGTTTTTGTTGCTCATcgcctgttttttgttgtttttttttcactttttgCCAGCTGCATGTTGCCAGTCTAATCAAATGTTCTGGGGCAGTCTGTCCTGTCTATGGTGGCTTTGGCTCTGTCTCCATGTGGCTGTCTCATTCTGTTTCTGCCTCTTTCCATCACGCCTGCATTCCGTTCCGTCTGGCTCTCTCAGCAGTTCTTTCATCCTCCTTTTTCACCTTCATTTGGTTTTTTTGTCCACTTTCTAACTTACAtggtgtgttttatgtgtgtggtTCCAGGTGTTGGGGCTGCGCCACTACCCTGTTGCTATCTGCCATCTTTCTGCATGTAATGTTGCCTACATGGGAAATGATCTGTCATGTGGACAGAGAGGATAAGAGTTTTCACTGTGATGGAGATGGGTTGATGTGCTGTAAAGGGGAAATACTCTTTGTATTTTATGAAGTGAACATTGGCAGTGTAGCTAGAACATTATATGAACCAGGCAATAGTCATTTGATGGAATGACAAAAGTGGTTCACTCCTCCGTCTCATCACAGACAGACTCTTGTCCTTCAGGGGGTACTGTGGTGACACCCGCATTACTTtaatctctcttgttctttctccttcctccttgTCCCAGCTGCGTAGGTCAGGTCAGGTTCGAGGCATGACTGCGGCTCACGAGCAGTGAGGTTGACCAACAAAACCCTTCCATGATGATGTTACCGTGTCCACAGAGGAGAGGAAGTCTCTGCTCTACTTCCTGTCTCCCATGATTCatatgggggaggggggttgtccTGATTGGTCAATGTTATTGTACTGACCCTCAATCACATGCCTCCTATTCACACAGAAAAACAAAAGCGGTTTTGCATTTAAAGAAAATTTTTAAACTCTTTGCACAGAAGGTAAAAATGTAATTGTTAGTTGATTATAAGACGGGCTTCGTTTGTATCCAGAGACACAGAAAGCCTTTTAAACAGATAAGAATGttatttgttgttttacagtTATGGGTATGTTATAATTTCCCCCAAAATTGGAATAAGATAATGTATTAACAGGCTTTGGACCAATTTAATTTTTCATGTATTTGTGTTCCCTGTTTTTGTCATTCTGCCATTGCTCTGGTTGGTTTCATCTGTGTTTCTTCCCCCTCCTGAGACTACGGTCCGTACAAGCCCTTATCCCAGTTGTAGTGGTCTGCAGACTTCAaacgcgtcccaaatggcaccctattccatatagtgCACCACTTCTGGCCTGAGCGCTGGGtctgaacagggtgccattttgggatgtaGATGAAGCATTTTAACCCCTGGTCACTGTCCTGTCTTTCTGACAGGTGGCTGGGGAGACAGTTGTTCTTTTGTTGATTTGTCCCAGGTCTATGGCTCTCTCTCGTAGAACGTGATGTTTCTGCATGACTTGATTATTCTTCGCTACCTTACAATATAtaagccagacacacacacacacactcgtgagTGCATGTGTACAACTGCAACCCACAGTGACTGGCAGTGCATGTGCGTTCAGATGCCTCCGTACTCTGCCGTTAGGGAGTGTGTCCAAACGAGAAAGGGTTAGGATCCTCTGTGGACACAACTATggctatgcgtgtgtgtgtgtgattaggaTGCTGCTTCTGAGTGGTTTTGGCACAGCTAGGCTTCTCGCTGCTACCTGATCCAGCCTGTTGTAAATTGGCCTTGCGCTGTGGCTGCACCCCTCTCCTGTAAACTAGGGCTTCAATACCAGGGCTGGGGGCCGGGTCTACTTCAACTCAGTCCTTTAAGGACTTCAACCAGAAATTCCAATTTAAACATGTAATTTCTTGGATTGGACGTTCAATGCATTTCCTGAATGGACTCCATTGAAATGGAATTGGCCTCTGGTTTTTAACAAGAGGGCTGGGCTGCCCCAGGGCAACCTAGCTTCTATTTTACTATaactgatggtgtgtgtgtactgtaaagGGTTTTGTATATCCTCTTGGACAATTGTAGTTCTGTTTGTCATGCTGTTCTCCCTCCACTCACCACTGTCCCAGGCAGCAACCATCTGTCTAACAGAAACGGGTTGTGATCGAGTGGTTTAGCATACTTCTACA
The DNA window shown above is from Oncorhynchus tshawytscha isolate Ot180627B linkage group LG20, Otsh_v2.0, whole genome shotgun sequence and carries:
- the LOC112219592 gene encoding phosphatidylinositol transfer protein beta isoform isoform X1, translating into MVLIKEYRVILPISVQEYQVGQLFTVAEASKNETGGGEGIEVLINEPYEDEGEKGQYTHKVYHLKSKVPAWLRYIAPEGALVFHEKAWNAYPFCRTVITNEYMKDDFLIKIETWHKPDMGTLENVHDLDGPTWKTVEVVPIDIADKDVVAHGDYKPEEDPALFKSTKTGRGPLSPEWKNDLMNKTDCPKMCAYKLVTVKFKWWGLQTKVENFIQKQEKRIFTNFHRQLFCWIDNWVELTMADIRRMEEETKKELEEMREKGTVRGTSATSEE
- the LOC112219592 gene encoding phosphatidylinositol transfer protein beta isoform isoform X2; protein product: MVLIKEYRVILPISVQEYQVGQLFTVAEASKNETGGGEGIEVLINEPYEDEGEKGQYTHKVYHLKSKVPAWLRYIAPEGALVFHEKAWNAYPFCRTVITNEYMKDDFLIKIETWHKPDMGTLENVHDLDGPTWKTVEVVPIDIADKDVVAHGDYKPEEDPALFKSTKTGRGPLSPEWKNDLMNKTDCPKMCAYKLVTVKFKWWGLQTKVENFIQKQEKRIFTNFHRQLFCWIDNWVELTMADIRRMEEETKKELEELRRSGQVRGMTAAHEQ